The following coding sequences lie in one Anomaloglossus baeobatrachus isolate aAnoBae1 chromosome 7, aAnoBae1.hap1, whole genome shotgun sequence genomic window:
- the LOC142246854 gene encoding taste receptor type 2 member 40-like, which translates to MSSARDISRVIVGLVTGFTGICLNSMIIGVNFRDWHQGIHLSTCDLLLSLIGFINVLFQTDLVLDMIFRGFETYIMLAREIHLRVLHVLVFLASCNYWSTVWLCTYYCLRIVSFSNGLLLLLKMRISTYLPKLLVISAVLSVCVAVPAVWTMYLVPPQELELNTSSSHKIIAITFPYKVILMCGTITPLILTLIPTVLTLNSLWRHIIIMKKNMLGSSKARTCAHVTATRTMVLLHTLHMVFYISSISIILHAFNVEDISQHVSWLFIFSHSTLQAIIIIHGNSKLRTIGNQIIKKIGNWYWTFHGDHAGSELQESTSKFPSFPKHP; encoded by the coding sequence ATGTCGTCTGCTCGGGATATATCTCGAGTGATTGTTGGCTTGGTTACAGGGTTCACCGGGATCTGCCTGAACTCGATGATCATAGGGGTGAATTTCAGGGACTGGCACCAGGGCATCCACCTGAGTACCTGTGATTTACTTCTCAGTTTGATCGGGTTTATTAATGTCCTTTTCCAGACGGATTTAGTCTTGGATATGATCTTCAGGGGCTTTGAAACTTACATAATGTTGGCCAGAGAGATTCATTTAAGGGTCCTCCATGTCCTGGTATTTTTGGCTTCCTGTAACTACTGGTCCACAGTCTGGCTCTGCACCTACTATTGCCTAAGAATCGTCAGCTTCAGCAATGGCCTCCTGCTCCTCCTGAAGATGAGAATCTCCACATATCTGCCCAAGCTGCTGGTCATATCGGCTGTGCTGTCTGTCTGCGTGGCAGTGCCGGCCGTCTGGACTATGTACCTGGTGCCTCCTCAAGAGCTTGAGCTGAACACTTCTTCATCTCACAAGATTATCGCCATAACGTTCCCCTATAAAGTGATTCTTATGTGTGGGACAATTACACCTTTAATTTTGACCCTCATACCCACAGTATTGACTCTGAACTCTCTCTGGAGACACATCATCATAATGAAGAAGAACATGCTAGGGTCAAGCAAAGCTCGAACATGTGCCCACGTCACAGCCACAAGGACCATGGTGCTTCTCCATACTCTCCATATGGTCTTCTACATCTCTTCCATCTCCATCATATTGCACGCATTCAATGTAGAGGACATCTCCCAGCACGTCAGCTGGCTCTTCATATTCTCCCACTCTACATTGCAGGCCATTATAATCATACATGGAAACTCCAAACTGAGGACAATTGGGAATCAAATCATCAAGAAAATTGGAAACTGGTATTGGACATTTCATGGAGACCACGCTGGATCAGAACTTCAAGAATCAACCAGCAAATTTCCAAGTTTTCCTAAACATCCCTGA